A window of Diabrotica virgifera virgifera chromosome 9, PGI_DIABVI_V3a contains these coding sequences:
- the LOC126892537 gene encoding uncharacterized protein LOC126892537, whose translation MQLMKLEWNVRISSGAVATLNKRKMSAAQLLPITNDLLKLNKYIDTYILSAKEEIESEERNHKSWVRVATLVLSRIILFNKRRSGDAARIKMSDYINRPRWEDQSTDDIKESLTPIERKLADTLTVVEVEGKRGRKVPVILTPIIKESIDLLIRHRYQCNISSQNKYIFARSNPSLSHLRGHDCLNKTCEEVQLENASLISGTKLRKYVATVCQLFNMSENEYDWLARHLGHDIRVHREFYRLHESAVELTKVSRLLIAVDKGEASRFAGKRIEDISIEDLPYLEDEADNIEPESEDENIEIDPNNVAGVPEEQTTKR comes from the exons ATGCAGCTTATGAAATTAGAATGGAATGTTCGGATATCGTCAGGTGCGGTTGCTACACTAAACAAGAGAAAGATGAGTGCAGCACAATTGCTGCCAATAACTAACGATTTGCTCAAGCTGAACAAATATATAGATACTTATATTTTGTCAGCTAAAGAAGAAATTGAAAGTGAAGAGAGAAATCACAAGTCCTGGGTAAGGGTTGCTACTCTAGTTTTATCCCGTATCATTCTTTTTAACAAACGACGCTCCGGAGACGCGGCACGGATCAAGATGAGCGATTATATTAACAGACCAAGGTGGGAAGATCAAAGTACAGATGATATAAAGGAATCATTGACACCAATTGAGCGCAAGTTGGCCGATACTCTAACTGTCGTTGAAGTAGAAGGAAAGAGAGGAAGAAAAGTTCCAGTAATTTTGACGCCCATAATAAAAGAGTCTATCGATTTGCTGATTCGACACCGGTATCAGTGTAACATTTCTTCGCAAAACAAATACATTTTTGCGAGATCAAATCCATCATTAAGCCACCTCAGAGGTCATGACTGCTTGAATAAGACATGTGAGGAAGTACAACTTGAAAACGCGTCACTGATCAGTGGAACAAAGCTAAGGAAGTATGTAGCGACGGTTTGTCAGTTGTTCAACATGTCAGAGAATGAATATGATTGGCTGGCAAGACATTTAGGACATGACATAAGAGTACATAGAGAATTTTACAGATTGCATGAAAGTGCAGTAGAATTAACTAAAGTCAGCAGGCTACTGATTGCTGTAGACAAAGGTGAAGCCAGCCGATTTGCCGGAAAACGCATTGAGGATATTTCCATAGAAG ATTTGCCGTATTTGGAGGACGAAGCAGATAACATTGAACCAGAAAGTGAGGATGAAAATATTGAAATAGATCCAAATAATGTAGCGGGAGTGCCTGAAGAACAAACAACGAAAAGATGA